The Drosophila mauritiana strain mau12 chromosome 2R, ASM438214v1, whole genome shotgun sequence genome has a segment encoding these proteins:
- the LOC117137961 gene encoding protein panoramix, with amino-acid sequence MDAPIKLEVKVENNVESGIHEDEDTPLREGTGETPPHAFACGVPMSASGWNSDPEDGELVHHSVTPTSDEHLQASLDTSEPEPKHKIKEDSDAMLDGLLADPFMINSPATLQTPADVKANVTLDSVGQGSRTRELLPSEFSKRENLDDMDLFSLQAAKTLVPDEQLSLTQNDTPIDDPEAADLIAQKREILKMLEMTAENSKVKHKKKKHKKERSHRSNKHQEESRKRNHSASSPDENADDRNPLDCDYRGRKKYKNRRSSASSQNESSKEMKLRDAELDYVPVRPDEHYIRPIKFSNLIERKPPQVEPNTVNLSKADKRSLAVARAELVLEQIQQKANKDEPREFHMVDTICKLPVNESFRNQDCFENPSPICNNMNVVYKFNSTPGTRIDLAKWGLETVPHATKRLLRLLGIDVARLKELQSTVKPSQRILKLKKEQLEQGLAPTEEQETATLFKNAATQTERRTASRDAGTQVRLESTLIGAFWHNPHFDPMNLTQHQSNVMLALQEIYQTLPSATMAVKLSKALAPALAIIKGRQP; translated from the coding sequence ATGGACGCTCCGATCAAGCTAGAGGTCAAAGTGGAAAACAACGTGGAAAGTGGCATTCACGAGGATGAGGACACTCCGCTACGGGAGGGCACAGGCGAGACTCCGCCGCATGCGTTTGCCTGCGGAGTCCCTATGTCCGCATCAGGTTGGAACAGCGATCCTGAGGATGGTGAACTTGTCCACCACTCGGTGACGCCGACTTCGGACGAACATCTACAGGCGTCCTTAGACACCAGTGAACCGGAGCCGAAGCACAAGATCAAAGAAGATTCCGATGCGATGTTGGATGGCTTGCTGGCTGACCCATTCATGATTAATTCCCCGGCAACCTTGCAGACCCCTGCCGATGTAAAGGCTAATGTGACGTTGGACTCCGTTGGGCAGGGCAGTCGTACCCGCGAATTGCTTCCCAGCGAATTTTCGAAACGCGAGAACTTGGACGACATGGATTTGTTCAGTCTTCAGGCCGCCAAGACGCTTGTACCAGACGAACAACTCAGTCTCACGCAGAATGATACGCCCATAGATGATCCGGAGGCAGCTGATCTTATTGCACAGAAACGAGAAATTCTGAAGATGTTGGAAATGACAGCTGAAAACAGCAAGGTGAAGCATAAGAAAAAGAAACACAAGAAGGAGCGGTCCCATCGGTCCAATAAACACCAGGAGGAGTCCAGAAAACGAAATCACAGCGCCAGTTCGCCGGACGAGAACGCAGATGATAGAAACCCGTTGGATTGCGATTATCGAGGTCGCAAGAAATATAAGAACCGAAGGAGTAGTGCCAGTTCGCAGAATGAGAGTTCGAAGGAGATGAAACTTCGGGATGCAGAATTGGATTACGTTCCAGTGCGGCCTGATGAGCATTACATCCGACCTATTAAATTCTCCAATCTCATAGAGCGAAAGCCGCCCCAGGTTGAACCCAACACTGTCAATCTGTCCAAGGCAGACAAGCGTAGTCTGGCCGTCGCACGGGCGGAGTTGGTTTTGGAACAGATCCAGCAGAAGGCCAACAAAGATGAGCCACGGGAATTCCACATGGTGGACACCATCTGCAAGCTCCCTGTTAATGAGTCCTTTAGGAACCAGGATTGCTTTGAGAATCCTTCGCCAATTTGCAATAACATGAATGTGGTCTACAAGTTCAACTCCACGCCCGGAACCAGAATTGATTTGGCTAAATGGGGCTTGGAAACAGTTCCTCATGCTACTAAGAGGTTGCTGCGTCTACTGGGCATCGACGTGGCGCGGCTCAAGGAGCTCCAGAGCACAGTTAAGCCATCGCAGCGAATCCTGAAGCTGAAGAAGGAGCAACTTGAGCAGGGCCTGGCTCCGACAGAGGAACAAGAAACGGCTACGCTGTTCAAGAATGCAGCTACGCAAACGGAGCGCAGAACCGCTTCCCGCGATGCTGGCACACAGGTTCGCTTGGAGAGCACGCTGATTGGGGCCTTCTGGCATAATCCCCACTTCGACCCCATGAACCTGACTCAGCATCAGTCGAACGTTATGTTAGCCTTGCAGGAGATCTACCAAACACTGCCTAGTGCCACCATGGCCGTCAAGCTCTCCAAGGCATTGGCACCTGCTCTGGCAATAATAAAGGGCCGACAGCCATAG